The sequence AAGCTTCCACAGAAATCTGGCGATTCCCCAGATGGCCAGAGCCGTTCCCCATCCGATGGCGGAGTTGTAAAAATCCTGCAGGCAGCCGTGTCTGTGGGGAATGATGCTCTGGATCCATTCGTCCAGCGCAAAGACTGTGAGGATGGCGGCGAACAGAAAGCCCTGCCCCCACCACGGCCACCGGTGTACCCGGCACAGCCAGACCACGGAAAGGGTAAACACCGCCCCGGCCACCCGGTGCAGAATAACGTACCCGCCTACAAAGGCTTCGGCACGCAGGGCCAGCGCCTGATGGTTGGGCATGTATTTGCTGGTGACCAGAGTGGCTATGACAAGGCAGACCGTAAGGGCAAGAAGATCTGCCATGCGCAGACAAGGGCTCCGGTCGGAGGGCCGGGAAGGAACAGGGATGTTGTTACGGGTT comes from Desulfobotulus pelophilus and encodes:
- a CDS encoding VanZ family protein, producing the protein MADLLALTVCLVIATLVTSKYMPNHQALALRAEAFVGGYVILHRVAGAVFTLSVVWLCRVHRWPWWGQGFLFAAILTVFALDEWIQSIIPHRHGCLQDFYNSAIGWGTALAIWGIARFLWKLHAKKEEKRLS